In the Malaya genurostris strain Urasoe2022 chromosome 1, Malgen_1.1, whole genome shotgun sequence genome, one interval contains:
- the LOC131426607 gene encoding zinc finger protein 728-like — MEVCFARDGILETEETENSSVAFFSSSAPTIDSPIKLEYEIGDEEFTQKSYHKDVLVPEKKQIYSCEICGRQFSFKNALKKHMIVHTEDKPFQCNVCGKGFQYYQKLKDHSNIHTGERPYSCTACEKKFSSKKMLGQHMTIHASQLSYKCIVCGKEFAMKAYLTRHMSIHQSLYKYKCEVCGIGFNNAANLTNHKRLHTNEKFKCTICQKDYSNKYYLSRHMKIHVEGYKYKCDVCGKGYTSKSVLKDHENSHTGERPYKCTVCGKDFHRKTKLSIHMKFHTSEQSYKCTICGKDFAFMANLSQHMLLHTNDYKHECDVCGKGFVTRALLEDHKRLHTGERPFKCTVCGKDVITRYLLSRHMLLHTNDYKHKCYVCGKGFMTKTRLQDHEHLHTGERPYKCTVCGKAFASKTYLSRHRFIHGRDHRYKCEVCGKGFHESTNLARHIHIHTNEIHVNSNENKYEVRGEELNSKSLLEDHENSHAGERPYKCTVCGKDFVVLAYLTKHMLTHTDDYNHKCDVCGKEFVTRKRLTDHERLHTGERPFKCTECGKDFATKTYLSRHRSIHERDYKYRCEVCGKGMNDSSGFAKHKSLHTDEK, encoded by the coding sequence aTGGAGGTTTGTTTTGCACGAGATGGGATACTAGAAACGGAAGAAACAGAAAACAGTTCTGTAGCCTTTTTCTCATCATCCGCTCCAACAATCGATTCGCCAATAAAACTCGAATATGAGATTGGTGATGAGGAATTCACACAGAAGAGTTACCATAAAGACGTCTTAGTTCCTGAGAAGAAACAGATTTACAGTTGCGAAATTTGCGGGAGAcaattttctttcaagaatGCCCTGAAGAAGCATATGATCGTTCATACTGAAGACAAACCATTTCAGTGTAATGTGTGTGGCAAAGGATTCCAGTATTATCAGAAATTAAAGGACCACAGCAACATTCACACTGGTGAACGTCCTTACAGTTGCACTGcatgcgaaaaaaaattttcgtctaAAAAGATGCTTGGTCAACACATGACTATTCACGCAAGTCAACTCTCGTACAAATGCATTGTATGCGGGAAAGAATTTGCCATGAAGGCTTACTTAACTAGACACATGTCTATCCACCAAAGTTTGTACAAATATAAATGCGAAGTGTGTGGCATAGGCTTTAATAATGCTGCTAACCTTACGAACCACAAACGCCTTCATACGAACGAAAAGTTTAAATGCACCATTTGCCAGAAAGATTATTCCAATAAGTATTATCTCAGCAGACACATGAAAATTCACGTGGAAGGTTACAAGTATAAGTGTGATGTGTGTGGCAAAGGATACACCTCCAAATCAGTTTTGAAAGACCACGAAAATAGTCACACAGGTGAACGGCCTTACAAATGCACTGTCTGTGGAAAAGACTTTCATCGTAAAACAAAACTTTCTATACACATGAAATTTCACACAAGCGAGCAATCGTACAAATGCACCATATGTGGGAAGGATTTCGCCTTCATGGCTAATCTATCTCAACACATGCTTCTTCACACGAATGATTATAAGCATGAGTGTGACGTGTGTGGCAAAGGATTTGTGACCAGAGCACTCTTGGAAGATCACAAACGCCTTCATACAGGAGAACGACCGTTCAAATGCACCGTATGTGGAAAAGATGTCATTACTCGGTATTTGCTATCCAGACACATGCTTCTTCACACGAATGATTATAAGCATAAGTGTTACGTTTGTGGTAAAGGATTTATGACCAAAACACGCTTGCAAGATCATGAACACCTTCATACAGGAGAGCGACCGTACAAATGCACTGTATGTGGGAAAGCTTTCGCGTCTAAGACTTACCTATCCAGACACAGGTTTATTCACGGAAGAGATCATAGGTACAAGTGTGAAGTGTGTGGCAAAGGCtttcatgagagtactaacctCGCGAGACACATACACATTCATACTAACGAGATTCATGTGAATAGTAACGAGAATAAGTATGAAGTGCGCGGCGAAGAATTAAACTCCAAATCACTTTTGGAAGACCACGAAAATAGTCACGCAGGAGAACGGCCTTACAAATGCACTGTATGCGGAAAAGATTTCGTCGTTTTGGCTTACCTAACAAAACACATGCTTACTCACACGGATGATTACAATCATAAGTGTGACGTTTGTGGTAAAGAATTTGTGACCAGAAAACGATTGACAGATCATGAACGCCTTCATACAGGAGAACGACCGTTCAAATGTACTGAATGTGGAAAAGATTTCGCGACTAAGACTTACCTATCCAGACACAGGTCTATTCACGAAAGGGATTACAAGTACAGGTGTGAAGTGTGTGGTAAAGGcatgaacgatagttctggctTCGCAAAACACAAAAGCCTTCATACGGACGAGAAGTAA
- the LOC131426603 gene encoding gastrula zinc finger protein XlCGF57.1-like isoform X2, with amino-acid sequence MEVCLARDGILKTEELENSPVAFSSSSAPTFDSPLKLEYEIGDEEFTQKSDHEDVLVPKEEQIYSCEICGKQFSSKNALKQHMIVHTEDKPFQCNVCGKGFQYYQKLKDHSNIHTDERPYSCTVCEKKFSMKGYLTKHMSNHQSEYKYKCEVCGKGFNDGGNLASHQRIHTNEKFKCTICEKDFANKYNLSTHMKIHVDDYEHKCDVCGKGFTCKSLLKDHENIHTGERPYKCTVCGKDFINRHFLSRHMLLHTNDYKHKCYICGKGFMTKKRLQDHERLHTGERPYKCTVCGKDFATNYYLSRHRFIHGRDYRYKCEVCGKSFYDSNNLARHKRIHTNEKFKCTICEKDYSNKYYLSRHMKIHADGYDHKCDVCGKGFISNSLLKDHEYSHTSEWPYKCPVCGKDFQVKIKLSVHMRRHTIERPYKCTVCGKEFAIKGYLTNHMSIHQSDYKYKCEVCDKGFHESNNLARHIRIHTTSSYEKFKCAICEKDFSNKYNLSTHMKIHVDNYEHKCDVCGKGFTCKSLLKDHEHSHTGERPYKCTVCGKDFAVTACFTKHMLTHTDDYKHKCDFCGKGFVTRNLLKHHKRCHTGCM; translated from the coding sequence ATGGAAGTTTGCCTTGCACGAGATGGGATACTAAAAACGGAAGAACTAGAAAACAGTCCTGTAGCCTTTTCCTCATCGTCCGCTCCAACATTCGATTCCCCATTAAAACTCGAATATGAGATTGGTGATGAGGAATTCACACAGAAGAGTGACCATGAAGACGTCTTAGTACCGAAAGAGGAACAGATTTACAGTTGCGAAATTTGCgggaaacaattttcttcgaAGAATGCCCTGAAGCAGCACATGATCGTTCATACTGAAGACAAACCATTTCAGTGTAATGTGTGTGGCAAAGGATTCCAGTATTATCAGAAATTAAAGGACCACAGCAATATTCACACTGATGAACGTCCCTACAGTTGCACTGtatgcgaaaaaaaattttccatgaAGGGTTACCTAACTAAACACATGTCTAATCACCAAAGTGAGTACAAATATAAATGCGAAGTGTGTGGCAAAGGCTTTAATGATGGTGGTAATCTCGCGAGTCACCAACGCATTCATACGAACGAAAAGTTCAAATGCACCATATGCGAGAAAGATTTTGCCAATAAGTATAATCTCAGCACACACATGAAAATTCACGTGGATGATTACGAGCATAAGTGTGATGTGTGCGGCAAAGGATTCACCTGCAAATCACTTTTAAAAGACCACGAAAATATTCACACCGGTGAACGGCCTTACAAGTGCACCGTATGTGGAAAAGATTTTATCAATCGGCATTTCCTATCCAGACACATGCTTCTTCACACGAATGATTATAAGCATAAGTGTTACATTTGTGGCAAAGGATTTATGACCAAAAAACGCTTGCAAGATCATGAGCGCCTTCATACAGGAGAGCGACCGTATAAATGCACGGTGTGTGGAAAAGATTTCGCGACTAACTATTACCTATCCAGACACAGGTTTATTCACGGAAGAGATTATAGATACAAGTGTGAAGTGTGTGGCAAAAGCTTTTATGATAGTAATAACCTCGCGAGACACAAACGCATTCATACAAACGAAAAGTTTAAATGCACCATTTGCGAAAAAGATTATTCCAATAAGTATTATCTCAGCAGACACATGAAAATTCATGCGGATGGTTACGATCATAAGTGTGATGTGTGCGGCAAAGGATTCATCTCCAACTCTCTTTTGAAAGACCACGAGTATAGTCACACAAGTGAATGGCCTTACAAATGCCCTGTATGCGGAAAAGATTTTCAAGTTAAAATAAAACTTTCTGTACACATGCGACGCCACACAATCGAGCGACCTTACAAATGCACCGTATGTGGAAAAGAATTCGCCATTAAGGGTTACCTAACTAATCATATGTCTATTCACCAAAGTGATTACAAATATAAGTGCGAAGTGTGTGACAAAGGCTTTCATGAGAGTAATAACCTTGCGAGACACATACGCATTCATACAACGTCATCATACGAAAAGTTTAAATGCGCCATTTGCGAGAAAGATTTTTCCAATAAGTATAATCTCAGCACACACATGAAAATTCACGTGGATAATTACGAGCATAAGTGTGATGTGTGCGGCAAAGGATTCACCTGTAAATCACTTTTAAAAGACCACGAACATAGCCACACAGGTGAACGGCCTTACAAATGCACCGTATGTGGGAAAGATTTCGCCGTAACGGCTTGCTTTACTAAACACATGCTCACTCACACGGATGATTATAAGCATAAGTGTGACTTTTGTGGCAAAGGTTTTGTGACCAGGAATCTACTGAAACATCATAAACGCTGTCATACAGGGTGCATGTGA